The sequence ACCTCCACCCCGTAGACCGGGTTGGAGGTGTTCGGGTCGGCGTAGGTGACCATCCGCCACTTGTTGCTGGTGCCGAAGCCCTTGACGTTGCCGGTTTTCGGATCGCAGGCCACCGAGCCGAGCATGGTGTAGATCGGCTCCGCCATCAGGTCCGGGATGGAAACGCGCAGCACGGAGAGCATTTCATCGCCGCCGATGCTGACGAAGGGCGTGAACACCAGCCGCGAGTTGCCCGGGTCATCGCCCTTCAGCGCGGTGTAAACGCCGGCGTATTCCACGAAACCCGCGGCGACCCACGGCTTCACCAAGTGGCGGGGCAACTGCTTGTTGTCCGTCACCGGTTGTTTCGGTTCCGGGGCCGCGGGTTTGTCCTCCGCCGCAAATGCCCCCGCCGCCAACACCACCACCGGAAAGATCCAGCGCATAGGGTGGGAGGATGCACCCGGTCCGGTCCGATTGCAAGTTGCGTCTGGGCGCGTGATTGTAGTCGAAAGCTCCGCTTTCGAATCGTCTCCGCCAGCTCCGTTGGCGGTGGCGGGGAGGCCAAGCGACCTCTTCCCCCCGAAGAGGGAAAGCCGGAGCTTCCCCCTACATCCTAAAAGCGGAGCTTTCAGCTACCATGAAATCCGCGCATCACCCCCATTCTTGACTTCCCGGTCGCCCCGGTCACACTGCCGCCTCACGACAGGAGAGTTCCCACGCTCGGGGAACTGAGAACGGCCGGCGCTCGCGGCGAAAATCCTCCGAACCTGGAAGCGGGTCGCCCCGCCGCGTAGGAAGCTCGTCCCCATCCGATCCTCTCCTCCACGGCCGCGCCTTGTTCCCAAGCGCGGCCTTTTTATTTCCCCGATTTCAAAACCGAACCTCAGCCCCACCATGATCAGCCCCGAAGAAACCAACGGTGCCGCCGAAGCCGCCGCCACGTCCAGCCACGACGAATCCCGCGCCCCGCTGCCCGCCTCCACCCGCATCTACGTCGAGGGCTCGATCCATCCCTCCGTGCGCGTGCCGATGCGCGAGATCGCGCTTTCCGACACCAAGGCCTTCAACGGCCGCATCGAGAAGAACGCCCCGGTCCGCGTCTATGATTGCTCCGGCCCGTGGGGCGACCCGGCCTTCACCGGCACCTCGGAGCAGGGCCTGCCGCCGCTCCGCCGCGAGTGGATCCTGGGCCGCAACGACGTCGAGGAATACGACGGCCGCGAGGTCCAGCCGCAGGACAACGGCTACCTCACCGAGAAGCACGCCGAGTACGCCTCCAAGTCCGAGCGCGCCAACCGCTACGTCGAGTTCCCCGGCCTCACCGCCGACCGCCGCAAGCCGCTGCGCGCCACCGGCAAGCCGGTCACGCAGAAGTGGTACGCCGACCAGGGCATCATCACGCCGGAGATGGAATTCATCGCCATCCGCGAGAACACGCGCCGCGCCCAGATCGCGGACATGAAGGAGGACATCGTCCGCAACAATCTGGAGAAGCAGCACGCGGGTTCCACCCAGCTTCCGGCCAGCCCCTACACGCCGTCCATCTTCGGCCGTTTCCCGCAGCGCATCCCCGCCGAGATCACGCCGGAGTTCGTCCGCAGCGAGGTCGCCGCGGGTCGCGCGATCATCCCGCTCAACGTCAACCACCCGGAGTGCGAACCGATGATCATCGGCCGCAATTTCCTGGTGAAGATCAACGCCAACATCGGCAACTCCGCCGTCGCGTCCTCGATTGAAGAAGAGGTCGAGAAAATGCGCTGGGCCACCAAGTGGGGCGCGGACACGGTGATGGACCTTTCCACCGGCAAGAACATCCACGCCACCCGCGAGTGGATCCTTCGCAATTCCCCCGTGCCCATCGGCACCGTGCCAATCTATCAGGCGCTGGAGAAGGTGAACGGCAAGGCCGAGGACCTCACCTGGGAACTCTACCGCGACACCCTCATCGAGCAGGCCGAGCAGGGCGTCGATTACTTCACCATCCACGCCGGGGTGCTGCTGCGCTTCGTGCCGATGACCGCCAGCCGCATGACCGGCATCGTCTCCCGCGGTGGCTCGATCATGGCGAAGTGGTGCCTGGCCCACCACAAGGA comes from Luteolibacter sp. LG18 and encodes:
- the thiC gene encoding phosphomethylpyrimidine synthase ThiC produces the protein MISPEETNGAAEAAATSSHDESRAPLPASTRIYVEGSIHPSVRVPMREIALSDTKAFNGRIEKNAPVRVYDCSGPWGDPAFTGTSEQGLPPLRREWILGRNDVEEYDGREVQPQDNGYLTEKHAEYASKSERANRYVEFPGLTADRRKPLRATGKPVTQKWYADQGIITPEMEFIAIRENTRRAQIADMKEDIVRNNLEKQHAGSTQLPASPYTPSIFGRFPQRIPAEITPEFVRSEVAAGRAIIPLNVNHPECEPMIIGRNFLVKINANIGNSAVASSIEEEVEKMRWATKWGADTVMDLSTGKNIHATREWILRNSPVPIGTVPIYQALEKVNGKAEDLTWELYRDTLIEQAEQGVDYFTIHAGVLLRFVPMTASRMTGIVSRGGSIMAKWCLAHHKENFLYTHWDEICDICAAYDVSFSIGDGLRPGSIADANDKAQFGELEVQGELTKRAWAKGCQVMNEGPGHVPMHMIEENMAKQLEWCHEAPFYTLGPLTTDIAPGYDHITSGIGAAMIGWYGCAMLCYVTPKEHLGLPNKKDVKDGVITYKLAAHAADLAKGHPGAQYRDNALSKARFEFRWEDQFNLGLDPVTAREFHDETLPQDGAKTAHFCSMCGPHFCSMKITEDVRKYAAEQGLSEEQALQAGMDEKSKEFTEAGAEVYVPA